The region GTTGAGATTCTATATAACTCTTTTCTAACCTCTTGATTTAATCTTGGAGATGGAGATATCTCTATAACTTTTTGGTGTCTTCTTTGGATTGAACAATCCCTCTCACCTAGGTGAACTACATTTCCATATTTATCTGCAATAATCTGAACCTCAATATGTCTTGGGTTTTCCACATATTTTTCAATAAATACTTGACCATTTCCAAAGAATTTTAAAGCTTCATTTGTGGCACTGTCAAACATAGCATCAAACTCTTTTTCCTTTCTTACTATTCTCATACCTCTACCTCCACCACCAAAGGCAGCTTTGATAATAATAGGAAATCCAATCTTAGCAGCTATATTTTTAGCTTCTTTTTTATCCTCAACTGGTTCATTTGTACCTTCTAATATAGGAACACCAACTTTTTTCATAGCTACTTTTGAAGCCATCTTATCTCCAAATAGAGCAATATGTTCTGGTTTTGGACCTATAAAAATTATTCCTGCTTCTTCACAAGCTTTTGCAAAGTCAGCATTTTCACTTAAAAAACCATATCCTGGATGAATTGCATCACAGTTTGCTTTTTTTGCAATATTAATTATGGTTTCAAAATTTAAATATGCTTGTATAACATCCCCCATAATTGGATAACATTCATCAGCTTTTCTAACCCATAAACCCTCTACATCTATCTCAGAGAAGATAGCTACACTTGTTATATCTAATTCTTTACAGGCTCTTATTATTCTAAGAGCAATCTCACCTCTATTTGCTATTAATACTTTTGATATCTTATTCATAATAAACCTTTTTTGTTTTCTCTATTGTAGAATTTAAAAAAGAAAAATTCTTTATCTTTTTTGCTAAATTTATTGTTGTTTTATGTTTAAATAATTGTCTATTTGTGCTTAAAATTTATTCTGTTTTTGATAAACTAGTAAAATGAAAAAAGAAACACTAGAAAAAAGAGATAAAATTGCAAATGCAATAATGTATTATGTGTACACCCATATCGACACTCATATCGACCTTGAAGAGTTAAGTTATGATTTAGATATAAGTAAGTTTCATATGCATAGGGTTTTTAAAGAAGCTTTTGGAAAAAATATTTATGAGAGTATAAAATCAATTAGATTGCAAAAAGCTGCAAATTTACTTCTAACAAATAGATATTCAACTATTTCAAATATTGCAAATCTTTGTGGATATAGTTCCCATTCCTCTTTTATCAAAGCTTTTACAAAAAGATTTGATATGTCACCAAAGCAGTGGAGAAAAGGTGGATATAAAAGTTACTCTAATGAGATTATGAAACAGTCAAAAAAAGCTATGAACTCAAAAGCAGATTTTTCAAGACTTGTTCCTACAATTGTAAAGATGCCAGAGATAAAAAGTTATTATATTAGAAATAAAGGTTATAACATAAATATTAGAGAGACTTGGCAAAAACTTCAAACCCTTATTTTAAACAATGATATAAAAGAGTATAAACAAATTGCTTTGTTACACGACAATCCTGTAATTACACCACTTAATGAGTGTCAATATATAGCTTGTATACAAACAGATGAAAAAGAAGAGACCTTATCTCAAAGAGTGCCTAAGTTTAAAATATCAAGTGGAGTATATGCTAAGTTTGATGTTCAAGGACATCAAGGGGATATTTTAAAGTTTATGAATTGGGTTTATCATGAATGGCTTATTAATAGCGAATATGAAACAACAACTAAACCCTCATATATAATCTATCATAAAAACAATTTTTTAAGTGATGATAATGAGTTTAATATGAGTTTTTATGTATCAATAAACTATTAGTCTAAGAGCATATTTATTATGCTCTTAGATTTAATTTAACTAATTTTCAAAAAAGCTTTTTTGAAAAATCTTGAAACATTTGCTGGATTCCAGGATGAAATTACAAAAGGTTTATCAAGATGGCCATAGGATTCTAAACTTCTTTCTATATTAAACCCACCAAGTTTTTCATAAAGTTTGAAATGTTCTTTTAAAAATACAGAGGCAGATGCATCTAAACCATTTTGGGTTTTTAGATAATACATTCCTGCCATCAAGTATTTAAAATCTAAACTTAAACCTTTGTTTTCTTTTTTTACCATTAGTCGTGAAATTTCACTTAGTTTTGGAAACTTGATTCTAATATCAGATAGATCCAATTTTTCTTCAATTGGTAAATGCTTGTCTGAATCAAATATTAATCTACAAGTTGATGTGATTTCATTATTATCTTCTGTATATATGATTGCAGCTGTTTCATCATAAAAGTCAAAATTCATATTTGGAAGATAATTTGGAAACTCATTTTGATAACCTAAGTTTCCATATATTTCACTTCTTAATTGAAAGATTTTAACTAACTCCTCAGCACTATTAACTTTTTTCAAGTTAGTATAGTTTGATTCAAAATTTATCTTTTTATTAAAAGATAAAACAATATCAATAAACTTTTCAAATAAAAAAGTTTTATCAAAATTTTTAAAATCGTTTTGTTGTTTATACAATTCCTCTAGCTTTTGTACAGTTATGTTTTTGTTAATATATACCATTTTCTTTCCTTTTTTTAAAATGTTTCCAATTATCAAAAATAGGTGTCAAAAATAGAGTCAAATCTTTTAATTTAAGCAGGGATATAATAAAATAATTACAATTCTTAGAAAGTGATTATGATTTTGCATAAAAAAATAAAATATATTCTTATCTTTATACTAACTCTTTCTTCCTCCATATTTGCAAATAAATTAATTGATATAAATAAAACAAGTGATGACTTGATGTCATCTAGTTATATTTATATAGATAACACAAATAGTGAGACGATTGAAACTATAAAAAACAAAGAGTTTAAAAGAATCGATAACTCAAAACCTAAATCTTTTGGATATTCGCCAAATTTTACAGTTTGGATAAAACTTACACTTATAAACACATCTGATGAAATTCAAAAAAGAATATTAGAATATGAAAGTTCCCTTACAACGCATATAAATTTTTATTATGATGGTAAGGTCTTACATGAAGGTTTATTTCAAATTAGTCCTGATAGAAATACCTTAGAACCAGTATTTATTATAAATCTAAAAGAAAAAGAATATAAAACATACTATTTACAGTTATCATCTAAGATAACTACATTGATTGTTAACTATAAATTGTATGATTTAAAAAGTTTTTTTGAAAAAGAGGTTTATAGACAAAATATCTTAGTTTTTTTCTTTACGGCGATGTTTATATTAGCTGCATATAATCTGGTTATTTATTTTATTGTTAAGTCATCTAGTTATCTATTTTATGTATTTTATATATTGGGTATATCTTTACATCAATTTTTTTATACAGGGTATTCTACACTTTTTATTCAAGACCCGGTATTAGTTGAATCTATTATAAAAGGTGCCTCATTAATTGTTGCAATACCAATTTTTTTCTTTTCTTTATTTACTATTTCTTTTACAAATACAAAAGAGAATCATCCTACTCTATACAAATATTTAAGAGTTTATCTTTATCTATACCCTTTAATCATATTTTTAATTGTGTATCTACAAGAGCAAGGTTGGATTAGAAATATTTTTTCTGCTCTTTTACTTTTGTTAGTATTGTTGCTAACTTTATATAGTGTATTAAAAAGAAACAGACAAAGTTACTTTTTACTATTGGGTTGGATTATCTTCTTTTGCTCAATGATAAGTATGTATCTAGCAAGTGCAGGTGTATATAATATCTATAATGATATTCCTTATATGGTAGAATTATTTTTAGTCTTAGAAGGATTGATTTTCTCAATTGCCTTGGCTGATAGAATTAAAATATTAGAGCTTGAAAAAAATAAAGTTCAACTTTCACTAATCAAATATCAAGAAAATGAAACCATAAGATTAAAATCTATGGTAGATGAAAAAACAGAAAAGCTACAATCTGCTCTTCAAGATAAAGAGTTTTTATTAAAAGAGCTTAATCATAGGGTTAAAAATAATATGCAAACAATTATTTCTCTTATACGATTACAAAAAGACAGTATAAAAGATCCTAAGATGTCAGAAATGCTTATTAGTATACAAAATAGACTAAATGCAATGAGTGAAGTTCATCAATTGTTGTATAGTAGTCATGAAGATTTATCTTTTATAAGTCCTACTGAATATTTTATTTCTATTGTGAATGGGATAAAAGAAACTACATACAGTGAAGATATTATTGTTAATTATGATATTAAATCTTATTTAAAAACTGAAGAGGTTCTTTATTGTGGACTTATAATAAATGAGTTAGTAACAAATTGTATTAAACATGCATTTACTCTAGATGAAGGTGAAATTTTTATAAAATTTCATGAAGAAAAAGATAAAAAGATATTAGAGGTAATAGATAATGGAATTGGATTTCCCAAAAATGCAAAAGAGTCTTTTGGAATGGATTTAATGCGTTCTTTAGTGGAACTTTATTTAAAAGGAAATATTGAAATAATAAACAATAATGGTACTCATATAACAATAACCTGGTATTAAAATGAATACAAAATACAAAATACTAATTGTAGAAGATCAAGCAATAACTGCAATGGAGATAAAACAAATTGTTTTAGCACTGGGCTTAGATGTAGTAGGAATTGCTAAATCAAATGAAGAAGCTGTTAAAAAGTTTGAAGAATACTTACCTGAAATCGTAATTATGGATATAAAAATACAAGGTGATAGAGATGGAATCACTACTGTAAAAGATATGTATAAAATAGGTGAAACTAGTGTAATTTATCTTACAGCCTTTAATGATGATGCTACAATTGATAGGGCTATTGAAACATACCCTTTGGCTTATGAAATAAAACCCTTTAATAAAGCTAGTTTACAATCAACTATAAAAATAGTAATGAGTAAACTAAATAAAGATATTGTAGAAAAGCCTATTTTAAATGTAGATTTAGGCTATAACTATTCCTTTAATCAAGACACAAAAAAATTATACTTCAATAACACTTTTATAAAATTAGGATACCAAGAAACAGAACTTTTGTTTATGCTTATTAAAGCAAAAGAGCAAATTGTTTCATATAAGCAAATAGAGAATGAAATATGGGAAGGCAATGTTATCTCAGATAGTTCAGTAAGAACACTTATTTGGAGATTAAGAACTAAATTCGAATATAAAATTATTGAAACCATTCCTTATGAAGGGATTAGATTGCTTATAAATATAAATAAGTAATTATATTTCAAACTGTTTTTGTTTCTATTTTATATCCCATTTTAGAGTGATTGCTTATTAAGTTTTTATTGATTTTTTGTCTTAATCTAAATAAAACCCCTCTTAGTGCACCTTCTCCAACTAATTCTCCATCATACAAGTAATCTTCTATTGCATCATTTGCAACAACACAATTTTCATTTTTTATAAGTATTTCAAAAAGTTTTATCTCTTTTTGATTTAGATTTATCTCTGCATCTT is a window of Halarcobacter sp. DNA encoding:
- a CDS encoding response regulator, producing MNTKYKILIVEDQAITAMEIKQIVLALGLDVVGIAKSNEEAVKKFEEYLPEIVIMDIKIQGDRDGITTVKDMYKIGETSVIYLTAFNDDATIDRAIETYPLAYEIKPFNKASLQSTIKIVMSKLNKDIVEKPILNVDLGYNYSFNQDTKKLYFNNTFIKLGYQETELLFMLIKAKEQIVSYKQIENEIWEGNVISDSSVRTLIWRLRTKFEYKIIETIPYEGIRLLININK
- a CDS encoding acetyl-CoA carboxylase biotin carboxylase subunit encodes the protein MNKISKVLIANRGEIALRIIRACKELDITSVAIFSEIDVEGLWVRKADECYPIMGDVIQAYLNFETIINIAKKANCDAIHPGYGFLSENADFAKACEEAGIIFIGPKPEHIALFGDKMASKVAMKKVGVPILEGTNEPVEDKKEAKNIAAKIGFPIIIKAAFGGGGRGMRIVRKEKEFDAMFDSATNEALKFFGNGQVFIEKYVENPRHIEVQIIADKYGNVVHLGERDCSIQRRHQKVIEISPSPRLNQEVRKELYRISTKAMFKLGYESVGTVEFLVDEEDNIYFIEMNTRVQVEHPVTEITSGIDIIQRMIEIADGDKMKYMQEEINFRGYAIEFRINAENPQKNFMPSSGTIEKYLTPNGPGVRLDSAAYTGYKVPANYDSMIGKLIVWALDWDGTVKKARRALDEFVLEGFPTNIELHREIVRDEDFIEGKLNTSYLDKKMDKFTLSAKDHLQDEEKKISKIMQFINTIKNKKVNVRN
- a CDS encoding 7TM diverse intracellular signaling domain-containing protein; the protein is MHKKIKYILIFILTLSSSIFANKLIDINKTSDDLMSSSYIYIDNTNSETIETIKNKEFKRIDNSKPKSFGYSPNFTVWIKLTLINTSDEIQKRILEYESSLTTHINFYYDGKVLHEGLFQISPDRNTLEPVFIINLKEKEYKTYYLQLSSKITTLIVNYKLYDLKSFFEKEVYRQNILVFFFTAMFILAAYNLVIYFIVKSSSYLFYVFYILGISLHQFFYTGYSTLFIQDPVLVESIIKGASLIVAIPIFFFSLFTISFTNTKENHPTLYKYLRVYLYLYPLIIFLIVYLQEQGWIRNIFSALLLLLVLLLTLYSVLKRNRQSYFLLLGWIIFFCSMISMYLASAGVYNIYNDIPYMVELFLVLEGLIFSIALADRIKILELEKNKVQLSLIKYQENETIRLKSMVDEKTEKLQSALQDKEFLLKELNHRVKNNMQTIISLIRLQKDSIKDPKMSEMLISIQNRLNAMSEVHQLLYSSHEDLSFISPTEYFISIVNGIKETTYSEDIIVNYDIKSYLKTEEVLYCGLIINELVTNCIKHAFTLDEGEIFIKFHEEKDKKILEVIDNGIGFPKNAKESFGMDLMRSLVELYLKGNIEIINNNGTHITITWY
- a CDS encoding N-acyl amino acid synthase FeeM domain-containing protein, with the translated sequence MVYINKNITVQKLEELYKQQNDFKNFDKTFLFEKFIDIVLSFNKKINFESNYTNLKKVNSAEELVKIFQLRSEIYGNLGYQNEFPNYLPNMNFDFYDETAAIIYTEDNNEITSTCRLIFDSDKHLPIEEKLDLSDIRIKFPKLSEISRLMVKKENKGLSLDFKYLMAGMYYLKTQNGLDASASVFLKEHFKLYEKLGGFNIERSLESYGHLDKPFVISSWNPANVSRFFKKAFLKIS
- a CDS encoding AraC family transcriptional regulator, with product MKKETLEKRDKIANAIMYYVYTHIDTHIDLEELSYDLDISKFHMHRVFKEAFGKNIYESIKSIRLQKAANLLLTNRYSTISNIANLCGYSSHSSFIKAFTKRFDMSPKQWRKGGYKSYSNEIMKQSKKAMNSKADFSRLVPTIVKMPEIKSYYIRNKGYNINIRETWQKLQTLILNNDIKEYKQIALLHDNPVITPLNECQYIACIQTDEKEETLSQRVPKFKISSGVYAKFDVQGHQGDILKFMNWVYHEWLINSEYETTTKPSYIIYHKNNFLSDDNEFNMSFYVSINY